DNA from Brevibacterium sp. 'Marine':
CGCCCGAAACAGCCGTACACACCGCCGGAAAATGACCACACCAACCGCCGCCGACCACCCGGTCGCCGATCAAAGGAGCACCATGACCGCCGAGGCAACCGCCACCGAAATGACCACCACCGCTGGAATTCTTGCCGCCATCGTCGACCCCGCCGGACGCGAGATCCATGATCCCGCCACCGGCGAGGTCGTCGGCCGCACTCACGAAGGCACACCGGCAGAGATCGACGCTGCCGTGGCCGCCGCACGCAAGGCCCAGTCGGCGTGGGCCGCGCGCACCTCCCAGGAGCGCAGCGACCTGCTGGGCAAAGCCGCCGATGCGATCGAAGCCTCCGCCGAGGCGCTGGCCGAACTGCTCTCCCGCGAGCAGGGCAAACCGCTCAATGGACCCAACGCGCGTTTCGAAGTCGGTGCGTGCGCGGCCTGGCTGCGTGCGAACGCTGCTTTCGAGCTCGAACCCGACGTTCTCGTCGATGACGGTGAGACCCACGCCGAACTCCACTACCGTCCCGTCGGCGTCGTCGGAGCCGTCGGGCCCTGGAACTGGCCGATGATGATCTCCGTCTGGCAGTTCGCGCCCTCACTGAAGATGGGCAACACCGTCGTCCTCAAGCCCTCGGAGTACACGCCGCTGTCCGTGCAGGCGCTCGTGGCCGTGGTCAACCAGGTGCTGCCGGCGGATGTGCTCGCAGTCGTTCCCGGAGACGGAGCGGTCGGTGCCGCTCTGACCAGCCACGCAGACGTCGACAAGATCATGTTCACCGGGTCGACGAAGACCGGACAGGCGATCATGCGCACCGCCGCCGACAACCTCGCCCGCATCACTCTCGAACTCGGCGGCAATGACGCAGGCATCGTCCTCGAGGATGCCGATCCCGCCCAGATCGCGGGAGACCTGTTCTGGGGCGCGTTCATCAACACCGGACAGACATGTGCGGCGATGAAGCGGCTCTACGTGCCCGAATCCCTGTACGACCAGGTGTGCCAGGCCCTCGTCGAGGTGGCCGGACAGTCTCCGATGGGCGTGGGCTTGGACGAGGAGAACGTCCTCGGTCCGTTGCAGAACAGGCAGCAGTACGACATCGTCGCTCGTCTCGTCGACGCGGCCAAGGACGGGGGAGCCCGCGTGCTCCTGGGAGGCGACCCCGTCGCCGACCAGCCCGGCTACTTCTACCCGACGA
Protein-coding regions in this window:
- a CDS encoding aldehyde dehydrogenase family protein, which produces MTTTAGILAAIVDPAGREIHDPATGEVVGRTHEGTPAEIDAAVAAARKAQSAWAARTSQERSDLLGKAADAIEASAEALAELLSREQGKPLNGPNARFEVGACAAWLRANAAFELEPDVLVDDGETHAELHYRPVGVVGAVGPWNWPMMISVWQFAPSLKMGNTVVLKPSEYTPLSVQALVAVVNQVLPADVLAVVPGDGAVGAALTSHADVDKIMFTGSTKTGQAIMRTAADNLARITLELGGNDAGIVLEDADPAQIAGDLFWGAFINTGQTCAAMKRLYVPESLYDQVCQALVEVAGQSPMGVGLDEENVLGPLQNRQQYDIVARLVDAAKDGGARVLLGGDPVADQPGYFYPTTLVADIDNDNPLVAEEQFGPVLPIIKYTDLDQAIEWANELEVGLGSSVWGTDLDVCRQVAARLEAGTTWINKHGAVDPRVPFGGVKKSGFGLEFGLEGLKHVSVPQVISW